The Clostridium sporogenes genome contains a region encoding:
- a CDS encoding YlmC/YmxH family sporulation protein, which translates to MEQVELYSIESLKNMEIIDLNTGSKMGYIKDLIIDCDSYKILAIVLPTEKVGFFNKKEDLEISWDKIYKIGTDVILVNGDSFLVEDN; encoded by the coding sequence ATGGAACAAGTAGAGTTATATTCCATAGAAAGTTTAAAAAATATGGAGATAATAGACTTAAATACCGGTAGTAAAATGGGGTACATAAAGGATTTGATTATAGACTGTGATTCTTATAAAATATTAGCTATAGTTTTACCCACTGAGAAAGTAGGGTTTTTCAATAAAAAAGAAGATTTGGAAATAAGTTGGGATAAAATATATAAAATAGGTACGGATGTTATACTAGTAAATGGAGATAGCTTTCTTGTAGAAGATAATTAG